Part of the Zingiber officinale cultivar Zhangliang chromosome 8A, Zo_v1.1, whole genome shotgun sequence genome, CCACATACAGTAGGGAGCAAATGTGAGCCAATATAAAGTGGAATAACAAGAATTACAGTAGCGACCCACATGTTTGCCAGAGAAAAACATGCCCAAAGCTGATAAAGTTAATGAGTTAACCAGGTTGGTTTTGACTGACTAGTATCTCCGTCAGCGATAGCATGTCATGGATGACAATTATTTTACTAAATTTTAACAAATGATGATAATCAAATCATACTGTGGTTTGGATCAAATTTTGCCTTCACTATTTACCTTTGCACAAAATCAGAATTGGATGCATAGAGGACAGGAATTTGACGAACTAACATCTTGAGGAGGATGATAAGGGAAGGGATACAAACTAAATCATAAAatcaaagtcaaaataaataaatatgtatgAACTAGATTTAGCGTTAAAAAGAGTTGAATTAGGAAAACTGGTTTAAGATAATATCAATGAACAAAGATGCATGTAATCAGTGTATATAGTTAAAGAAGATGATACAAATTATTCAGTCTGCGATGGAAAACTACctatgaaaaaaaaatgtttctaaaattattaatattcttAGTCTACTAAATATTGATGAAAGAAGATATGGATGCAAGTCAtaggaaaattttcaactaattgcTTAACAAGGTTTCATAAAGTAATTAGGCGcttcaaaatcattttcttcATAGGAAATCTCATGATCAAATTAGGATTCTGGGTGTTTAAAAAACTTTATACTTATTGTTGGATATTATTATGCAAATATCTACTCAATATATTGCAATGAACACAGGTTTGATTGAGGCTTACATCAAAAGATACCTTGGACTAGTTGTAGAAATGCTTACCTCACAATTCAGTGGTGGTTCATATGGATCATCTATCCCAGTAAAACCTGCATCACAGACAAGATTCTTTGTATCAGAGAATGTAAAGACTAGATATGTAAAACACATTCTTTACTTGTTCTGCTTAAGCAATATGACTCAGATAACATGAACCAATTTCATTGTACCTTTAATCTTTCCTGCTCGTGCAAGTCTGTACAATCCTTTCGGATCTCTTGCTTCACAAACCTCCAGAGGAATATTAAGAAATACCTGAATAACATTGATGTTGTTAAAGATTCAAGTAGTAATTCCATTATTCATGGATCAGAGAAAGACAAATTCTTTTGCCACAAACATCTCTGGTTGAATTTTAAGAAAcacaaataatttatattttgtgaaCCACTTATCTAGACATTTAATTCATGGGGTTAAGGATTACATTAACAAACAACTACCTCAATAAATGATGAATCTGGCATAATTGCACGGCAGGCATCTCTTTCCTTTCTGTATGGAGAAATTAAACTAGCAATACAAATGACACCAGCATCCGCGAACAATTTTGCCACTTCTcctgtaaaattatattttagaaAGTGTACGCTTGAGTGACCAAGCAAGATAAAAATTATGAGAACATTAGAATCATGACATAACTGTTCCAAATCTGGAAGCAACCAGGCCGAAAGCTAATATT contains:
- the LOC122012394 gene encoding adenylyl-sulfate kinase 3-like yields the protein MPDSSFIEVFLNIPLEVCEARDPKGLYRLARAGKIKGFTGIDDPYEPPLNCEITIELEDGKCPTPKAMAEEVAFFLEKNGFLQG